One genomic segment of Streptomyces niveus includes these proteins:
- a CDS encoding carbohydrate kinase family protein, producing MRIAVTGSIATDHLMTFPGRFADQLVGDQLHTVSLSFLVDNLDVRRGGVGANICFGMGQLGTAPILVGAVGPDFDEYRAWLDRHGVDTASVRVSEVLHTARFVCTTDADHNQIGSFYTGAMSEARQIELKSVADRVGGLDLVLIGADDPEAMLRHTEECRTRSIPFAADFSQQIARMEGEEIRLLLDGATYLFSNEYEKGLIESKTGWTDAEILAKVGHRVTTLGSRGVRIERVGDDPIEVGCAEETAKVDPTGVGDAFRAGFLSGLSWGVGLERAAQVGCMVATLVIETLGTQEYTLRRNNFMDRFTKAYGDEAATEVRAHLR from the coding sequence GTGAGAATCGCAGTCACCGGCTCCATCGCCACTGACCACCTCATGACCTTCCCCGGTCGCTTCGCCGACCAGTTGGTCGGGGACCAGCTGCACACGGTCTCGCTTTCCTTCCTCGTAGATAACCTCGACGTACGCAGAGGCGGTGTGGGCGCCAATATCTGCTTCGGCATGGGCCAGCTCGGCACCGCGCCGATCCTCGTCGGGGCCGTCGGCCCCGACTTCGACGAGTACCGCGCCTGGCTCGACCGCCACGGCGTCGACACCGCGTCCGTCCGGGTCTCCGAGGTCCTGCACACGGCGCGCTTCGTCTGTACGACGGACGCCGACCACAACCAGATCGGCTCCTTCTACACCGGCGCCATGAGCGAGGCCCGGCAGATCGAACTGAAGTCGGTGGCCGACCGGGTCGGCGGCCTCGACCTGGTCCTCATCGGCGCGGACGACCCCGAGGCGATGCTCCGTCACACCGAGGAGTGCCGCACCAGGTCGATCCCGTTCGCCGCCGACTTCTCCCAGCAGATCGCGCGGATGGAGGGCGAGGAGATCAGGCTGCTGCTCGACGGCGCCACGTATCTCTTCTCCAACGAGTACGAGAAGGGGCTCATCGAGTCCAAGACCGGCTGGACCGACGCCGAGATCCTCGCCAAGGTCGGCCACCGGGTCACCACCCTCGGCTCCCGCGGCGTCCGGATCGAGCGCGTCGGCGACGACCCGATCGAGGTCGGCTGCGCGGAGGAGACGGCCAAGGTCGACCCGACCGGTGTCGGTGACGCCTTCCGCGCAGGCTTCCTGTCCGGTCTGTCGTGGGGCGTCGGCCTGGAGCGGGCCGCGCAGGTCGGCTGCATGGTCGCGACCCTGGTGATCGAGACGCTCGGCACGCAGGAGTACACGCTGCGCCGGAACAACTTCATGGACCGCTTCACCAAGGCCTACGGGGACGAGGCGGCCACCGAGGTCCGCGCGCACCTGAGGTAG
- a CDS encoding cysteine desulfurase/sulfurtransferase TusA family protein: protein MAYFDSASSAPLHPVAHEALRAALDDGWADPARLYREGRRARLLLDAAREAAAEAVGCRPDELFFTPSGTYAVHSGMAGSLAGRRRVGAHVVVSAVEHSSVLHAAHSRVGEGDGPAVTEVPVDRTGAVSPQTYAAALRPDTALACLQSANHEVGTVQPVGAVAEACRAAGVPLLVDAAQSLGWGPVDGAWSLLTASAHKWGGPAGVGLLAVRKGVRFAPQGPVDERESGRVPGFGNLPAIVAAAASLRAVRSEAEREAARLRVLVDRIRARVPELVPDVEVVGDPVRRLPHLVTFSCLYVDGETLLHELDRAEFSVSSGSSCTSSTLTPSHVLRAMGVLSEGNVRISLPSGTEEAEVERFLEVLPGVVAGVRARLGVPAAAREGGATAPDAAASLVVDALGKLCPIPVIELAKVIGDVPVGGTVTVLSDDEAARLDIPAWCEMRGHEYGGRNGTAFLVRRLA, encoded by the coding sequence GTGGCCTACTTCGACTCCGCGTCCTCCGCTCCGCTGCACCCCGTCGCACACGAGGCCCTGCGAGCCGCCCTGGACGACGGCTGGGCCGATCCGGCCCGGCTGTACCGGGAGGGGCGGCGGGCCAGGCTGCTGCTGGACGCCGCGCGCGAGGCCGCCGCCGAGGCCGTGGGCTGCCGCCCCGACGAACTGTTCTTCACTCCTTCGGGGACGTACGCCGTGCACTCCGGGATGGCGGGATCGCTCGCGGGCCGTCGGCGTGTCGGTGCCCATGTGGTGGTCTCGGCGGTCGAACACTCGTCGGTGCTTCACGCCGCCCACTCGCGGGTCGGCGAAGGGGACGGCCCGGCGGTGACGGAGGTCCCGGTGGACCGTACGGGGGCGGTGTCCCCGCAGACGTACGCGGCGGCCCTGCGCCCCGACACGGCGCTCGCCTGCCTCCAGTCGGCCAACCACGAGGTCGGCACCGTGCAGCCGGTCGGGGCCGTCGCCGAGGCGTGCCGGGCGGCCGGGGTGCCGCTGCTGGTGGACGCCGCGCAGTCGCTGGGGTGGGGTCCGGTGGACGGGGCGTGGTCGCTGCTGACCGCGAGCGCGCACAAATGGGGCGGGCCCGCCGGGGTGGGGCTGCTCGCCGTACGCAAGGGGGTGCGGTTCGCTCCGCAAGGTCCGGTGGACGAGCGGGAGTCGGGGCGTGTACCCGGTTTCGGGAATCTGCCGGCGATCGTCGCCGCCGCCGCGTCGCTGCGGGCGGTGCGGTCCGAGGCCGAGCGGGAGGCGGCCCGGCTGCGGGTGCTGGTGGACCGGATCCGGGCGCGGGTGCCCGAGTTGGTGCCCGACGTCGAGGTGGTGGGCGATCCGGTGCGCAGGCTTCCGCATCTCGTCACCTTCTCCTGTCTCTATGTCGACGGGGAGACTCTGCTGCACGAGCTGGACCGGGCGGAGTTCTCCGTGTCGTCGGGTTCGTCCTGCACGAGCAGCACGCTGACCCCCAGCCATGTGCTGCGGGCGATGGGGGTGCTCTCGGAGGGCAATGTCAGGATCTCGCTGCCCTCCGGTACGGAAGAGGCGGAGGTGGAGCGGTTCCTGGAGGTGCTGCCGGGGGTGGTCGCGGGCGTACGGGCGCGGCTGGGCGTTCCGGCGGCGGCACGGGAGGGCGGCGCCACGGCGCCGGACGCGGCGGCGTCGCTGGTCGTGGACGCGCTCGGCAAGCTGTGCCCGATCCCGGTGATCGAGCTGGCCAAGGTGATCGGGGACGTACCGGTGGGCGGCACGGTGACCGTCCTGTCCGACGACGAGGCCGCCCGCCTGGACATCCCTGCCTGGTGCGAGATGCGGGGACATGAGTACGGCGGCCGGAACGGCACCGCGTTCCTGGTGCGCCGCCTCGCCTGA
- the coxB gene encoding cytochrome c oxidase subunit II yields the protein MSPNGSDRSSRRPMRRKLPQVLTAGLILATASGCTYKDFPRLGMPTPVTEEAPRILSLWQGSWAAALVTGILVWGLIVWSVIFHRRSRTKVEVPPQTRYNMPIEALYTVVPLIIVSVLFYFTARDESKLLSLADKPTHTVNVVGYQWSWGFNYVENVDGDAATGAEIPKELGDIPQKFQDDFPAGAEGVYDAGIPGTRNPQNGNPGPTLWLPKGEKVRFVLTSRDVIHSFWVVPFLMKQDVIPGHTNAFEVTPNQEGTFMGKCAELCGVDHSRMLFNVKVVSPERYQQHLKELAEKGQTGYIPSGIGLTDPARNAEKKQL from the coding sequence GTGAGTCCCAACGGCTCCGACCGCTCGTCGCGGCGCCCGATGCGGCGGAAGCTGCCGCAGGTGCTGACTGCGGGCCTGATCCTCGCGACCGCCTCCGGTTGCACGTACAAGGATTTCCCCCGCCTCGGAATGCCCACTCCGGTGACCGAGGAGGCCCCCAGAATCCTCTCCCTCTGGCAGGGCTCGTGGGCGGCAGCGCTCGTCACGGGCATCCTGGTGTGGGGGCTGATCGTGTGGAGTGTCATCTTCCACCGGCGCAGCCGCACCAAGGTGGAGGTACCTCCACAGACCCGTTACAACATGCCCATCGAGGCCCTGTACACGGTCGTTCCGCTCATCATCGTCTCGGTGCTCTTCTACTTCACCGCGCGTGACGAGTCGAAGCTCCTGTCTCTCGCCGACAAGCCCACCCACACCGTGAACGTGGTCGGCTACCAGTGGAGCTGGGGCTTCAACTATGTGGAGAACGTGGACGGCGACGCCGCCACGGGCGCCGAGATTCCCAAGGAACTCGGTGACATCCCGCAGAAGTTCCAGGACGACTTCCCGGCCGGTGCCGAAGGCGTCTACGACGCCGGTATCCCGGGCACGCGGAATCCCCAGAACGGCAACCCGGGTCCGACCCTGTGGCTGCCGAAGGGGGAGAAGGTCCGGTTCGTCCTGACCTCCCGTGACGTCATCCACTCCTTCTGGGTCGTGCCGTTCCTGATGAAGCAGGACGTCATCCCGGGGCACACCAACGCCTTCGAGGTGACTCCCAACCAGGAGGGCACCTTCATGGGCAAGTGCGCCGAACTCTGCGGCGTGGACCACTCCCGGATGCTCTTCAACGTCAAGGTCGTCTCCCCGGAGCGCTACCAGCAGCACCTGAAGGAGCTGGCCGAGAAGGGGCAGACCGGCTACATCCCGTCGGGCATCGGACTGACGGACCCGGCCAGGAATGCGGAGAAGAAACAACTGTGA
- the ctaD gene encoding cytochrome c oxidase subunit I, translated as MSILNEPKGAAAAADDSYENELPVRRKQPGAVVVKWLTTTDHKTIGTLYLVTSFVFFCIGGVLALFMRAELARPGTQIMSNEQFNQAFTMHGTIMLLMFATPLFAGFANWIMPLQIGAPDVAFPRLNMFAYWLYLFGSIIAVAGFITPQGAADFGWFAYSPLSDAVRSPGIGADLWIMGLAFSGFGTILGSVNFITTIICMRAPGMTMFRMPIFCWNVLLTGVLVLLAFPVLAAALFALEADRKFGAHIFDAANGGALLWQHLFWFFGHPEVYIIALPFFGIVSEIIPVFSRKPMFGYIGLVAATIAIAGLSVTVWAHHMYVTGGVLLPFFSFMTFLIAVPTGVKFFNWIGTMWKGSLSFETPMLWTIGFLVTFTFGGLTGVILASPPMDFHVSDSYFVVAHFHYVVFGTVVFAMFAGFHFWWPKMTGKMLDERLGKITFWTLFIGFHGTFLVQHWLGAEGMPRRYADYLDADGFTALNTISTISSFLLGLSVLPFFYNVWKTAKYGKKVEVDDPWGYGRSLEWATSCPPPRHNFTTLPRIRSESPAFDLHHPEIAALEHLENDGQKDAALLGGKEVGK; from the coding sequence GTGAGCATCCTCAACGAACCCAAGGGTGCCGCCGCAGCAGCTGACGACTCGTACGAGAACGAGCTGCCGGTACGGCGCAAGCAGCCGGGCGCTGTCGTTGTGAAGTGGCTGACCACCACCGACCACAAGACGATCGGCACGCTCTACCTGGTCACGTCGTTCGTCTTCTTCTGCATCGGTGGTGTGCTCGCGCTCTTCATGCGCGCCGAGCTGGCCCGTCCCGGCACGCAGATCATGTCGAACGAGCAGTTCAACCAGGCGTTCACGATGCACGGCACGATCATGCTGCTGATGTTCGCGACGCCGCTGTTCGCCGGATTCGCGAACTGGATCATGCCGCTCCAGATCGGCGCGCCCGATGTGGCGTTCCCGCGGCTGAACATGTTCGCCTACTGGCTCTACCTGTTCGGCTCGATCATCGCGGTGGCCGGCTTCATCACCCCGCAGGGCGCGGCCGACTTCGGCTGGTTCGCGTACTCCCCGCTGTCGGACGCGGTCCGTTCACCGGGCATCGGCGCCGACCTGTGGATCATGGGCCTGGCCTTCTCCGGCTTCGGCACGATCCTCGGTTCGGTCAACTTCATCACCACGATCATCTGCATGCGCGCGCCCGGCATGACGATGTTCCGGATGCCGATCTTCTGCTGGAACGTGCTGCTGACCGGTGTGCTGGTCCTGCTCGCCTTCCCGGTGCTGGCAGCCGCGCTCTTCGCCCTGGAGGCCGACCGGAAGTTCGGTGCGCACATCTTCGACGCCGCCAACGGCGGCGCGTTGCTCTGGCAGCACCTGTTCTGGTTCTTCGGGCATCCAGAGGTGTACATCATCGCCCTGCCGTTCTTCGGGATCGTCTCCGAGATCATTCCGGTGTTCAGCCGGAAGCCGATGTTCGGTTACATCGGTCTGGTCGCGGCGACGATCGCCATCGCCGGTCTCTCGGTGACGGTGTGGGCGCACCACATGTATGTGACGGGCGGCGTACTACTACCGTTCTTCTCGTTCATGACCTTCCTGATCGCGGTGCCGACCGGTGTGAAGTTCTTCAACTGGATCGGCACGATGTGGAAAGGCTCGCTGTCCTTCGAGACACCGATGCTCTGGACCATCGGCTTCCTGGTCACCTTCACCTTCGGTGGCCTGACGGGCGTCATCCTCGCCTCGCCGCCGATGGACTTCCACGTCTCCGACTCGTACTTCGTCGTCGCGCACTTCCACTACGTCGTCTTCGGCACGGTGGTGTTCGCGATGTTCGCCGGCTTCCACTTCTGGTGGCCGAAGATGACGGGCAAGATGCTCGACGAACGGCTCGGGAAGATCACCTTCTGGACGCTGTTCATCGGATTCCACGGCACGTTCCTGGTCCAGCACTGGCTGGGTGCCGAAGGCATGCCGCGCCGGTACGCGGACTATCTCGACGCCGACGGCTTCACCGCGCTGAACACCATCTCCACGATCAGCTCGTTCCTGCTCGGTCTGTCGGTCCTGCCGTTCTTCTACAACGTCTGGAAGACCGCCAAGTACGGGAAGAAGGTCGAGGTGGACGACCCGTGGGGCTACGGCCGTTCACTCGAATGGGCGACTTCCTGCCCGCCCCCGCGGCACAACTTCACCACGCTGCCGCGAATCCGCTCCGAATCCCCGGCGTTCGACCTGCACCACCCGGAGATCGCGGCGCTCGAACACCTTGAGAACGACGGACAGAAGGACGCCGCTCTGCTCGGTGGCAAGGAGGTCGGCAAGTGA
- a CDS encoding cytochrome c oxidase subunit 4, with protein sequence MKVQGWMFLWLSLFILVVAAVYGVWSKEPVGTTALFLAFGLSLMIGFYLAFTARRVDAMAQDNKEADVADEAGEVGFFSPHSWQPLSLAIGGALAFLSVAIGWWLLFFSFPILLVGLWGWVFEYYTGENQNQ encoded by the coding sequence GTGAAGGTCCAAGGCTGGATGTTCCTCTGGCTGAGCCTCTTCATCCTCGTCGTAGCCGCTGTCTACGGCGTCTGGTCGAAGGAGCCGGTCGGCACCACCGCTCTGTTCCTGGCCTTCGGCCTGAGCCTCATGATCGGCTTCTACCTGGCCTTCACGGCCCGGCGGGTCGACGCGATGGCGCAGGACAACAAGGAGGCCGACGTCGCGGACGAGGCCGGCGAGGTCGGGTTCTTCTCCCCGCACAGCTGGCAGCCGCTCTCGCTGGCCATCGGCGGAGCGCTCGCATTCCTCTCCGTCGCCATCGGCTGGTGGCTGCTGTTCTTCTCCTTCCCGATCCTCCTGGTCGGCCTGTGGGGCTGGGTCTTCGAGTACTACACGGGTGAGAACCAGAACCAGTAG
- a CDS encoding L,D-transpeptidase: protein MNHKPRFRTVLGCTLLVLSLGAVATGCGDPDRHPLSGKPYDAADQVTLNAPEGDAKANPDKPLEVVAKGGDGRITDVTVTDKAGHHLAGELAADGARWHSTAPLAAGARYTVKVSTEDDDGAPGSRTLDFETSSVERNLNVKFGPQAGKYGVGQPITAELSAPVKDKEARAVVERGLKVRSSPAAEGAWYWVDDKKLHFRPKEYWPANATVSVTSTLDGIKVGNKLYGGPVKPLKITTGDRIEAVADAGTHHMTVTRNGEVINTIPVTTGKPGFSTRNGTKVILEKQQFVRMRGTSVGIAAGSSEGYDLPVYWATRVTWSGEYVHAAPWSVGSQGSANVSHGCVGMSTDNAEWFFGTVRQGDIVKVVNSGGEDMDPFGNGFGDWNLDWAKWRQGSALTGGTGAGDGTGPVEAARLRPQV from the coding sequence ATGAACCACAAGCCGCGCTTTCGCACCGTTCTCGGCTGCACGCTGCTGGTCCTGTCCCTGGGGGCCGTGGCGACCGGCTGTGGCGATCCGGATCGCCACCCGCTGTCCGGCAAGCCCTACGACGCAGCCGACCAGGTCACCCTCAACGCGCCCGAGGGCGACGCCAAGGCGAACCCCGACAAGCCGCTGGAAGTCGTCGCCAAGGGCGGCGACGGACGGATCACGGACGTGACCGTCACCGACAAGGCCGGCCACCACCTCGCGGGCGAGCTGGCCGCGGACGGGGCCCGGTGGCACTCCACGGCCCCGCTGGCCGCCGGGGCGCGCTACACCGTCAAGGTCTCCACGGAGGACGATGACGGCGCTCCTGGCAGCCGTACGCTCGACTTCGAGACGTCCTCGGTTGAACGCAACCTGAACGTCAAGTTCGGCCCGCAGGCGGGCAAGTACGGCGTCGGCCAGCCCATCACCGCGGAGCTGAGCGCGCCCGTCAAGGACAAGGAAGCCAGGGCGGTCGTCGAACGCGGTCTCAAGGTCCGCTCCAGCCCCGCCGCCGAGGGCGCCTGGTACTGGGTCGACGACAAGAAGCTGCACTTCCGGCCCAAGGAGTACTGGCCCGCGAACGCGACCGTCAGCGTCACCAGCACCCTTGACGGCATAAAGGTCGGCAACAAGCTGTACGGCGGTCCGGTCAAGCCCCTCAAGATCACCACGGGCGACCGCATCGAAGCCGTCGCCGACGCCGGTACGCACCACATGACGGTCACGCGCAACGGCGAGGTCATCAACACGATCCCCGTGACCACCGGCAAGCCCGGCTTCTCGACCCGTAACGGCACCAAGGTCATCCTGGAGAAGCAGCAGTTCGTACGGATGCGCGGCACGAGCGTCGGCATCGCGGCGGGCAGCAGCGAGGGGTACGACCTGCCCGTCTACTGGGCGACGCGGGTCACCTGGAGCGGTGAGTACGTGCACGCCGCCCCGTGGTCCGTCGGCTCACAGGGGTCGGCGAACGTCAGCCACGGCTGTGTCGGCATGTCGACCGACAACGCCGAGTGGTTCTTCGGCACCGTCCGCCAGGGCGACATCGTCAAGGTCGTCAACAGCGGCGGCGAGGACATGGACCCGTTCGGCAACGGCTTCGGCGACTGGAACCTGGACTGGGCCAAGTGGCGCCAGGGCAGCGCGCTGACCGGCGGGACCGGGGCCGGGGACGGCACCGGCCCGGTCGAGGCCGCCCGGCTGCGCCCGCAGGTCTGA
- a CDS encoding cytochrome c oxidase subunit 3 has protein sequence MSVVATATTVETGHAHPTVNRPNLTSVGTIIWLSSELMFFAALFAMYFTLRSVTGDAFWSEKADSLNIPFSAVNTTILVLSSLTCQLGVFAAERGDVKKLRSWFVITFVMGAVFIGGQIFEYTELVKHEGLSLSSDAYGSAFYLTTGFHGLHVTGGLIAFLLVLGRTYAAKRFTHEQATAAIVVSYYWHFVDVVWIGLFATIYLIK, from the coding sequence ATGTCGGTCGTGGCGACAGCAACGACAGTAGAAACCGGGCACGCGCACCCGACGGTCAATCGGCCGAACCTCACCAGTGTCGGAACGATCATCTGGTTGAGCTCCGAGCTGATGTTCTTCGCGGCCCTCTTCGCGATGTACTTCACCCTGCGGTCGGTGACAGGGGATGCGTTCTGGTCGGAGAAGGCCGATTCGCTGAACATCCCGTTCTCCGCGGTGAACACCACGATCCTGGTGCTCTCCTCACTCACCTGCCAGCTCGGCGTCTTCGCCGCGGAGCGGGGCGACGTGAAGAAGCTCCGCTCGTGGTTCGTGATCACGTTCGTGATGGGTGCGGTCTTCATCGGCGGTCAGATCTTCGAGTACACGGAGCTCGTGAAGCACGAGGGCCTCTCGCTCTCGTCCGACGCGTACGGCTCCGCGTTCTATCTGACCACCGGCTTCCATGGTCTGCACGTGACAGGCGGTCTCATCGCCTTCCTGCTGGTTCTCGGCAGAACGTACGCGGCCAAGAGGTTCACCCACGAGCAGGCAACCGCCGCCATCGTCGTGTCCTATTACTGGCACTTCGTCGATGTCGTCTGGATCGGCCTCTTCGCCACGATCTATCTGATCAAGTAG
- a CDS encoding c-type cytochrome, translated as MKKLSARRRHPLAAVVVLLLALAATGGLYAAFAPAGKAQADDTAQSLAIDEGKKLYAVGCASCHGVGGQGTSDGPSLTGVGAAAVDFQVGTGRMPAQQPGPQVPKKKVIYDQKEIDQLAAYVASLGPGPSVPTAKQYNPEGADSANGGELFRSNCAQCHNFGGEGGALTNGKYAPGLEGVSPKHMYEAMLTGPQNMPSFPDSTMPEQEKRDIIAYVDAVNSDESPNPGGLKLGGIGPVSEGLFSWIIGLGALIAVAIWTAAHTAKAKKS; from the coding sequence GTGAAAAAGCTCTCCGCACGACGACGCCATCCGTTGGCGGCGGTCGTCGTCCTACTCCTCGCGCTGGCGGCCACCGGGGGGCTGTACGCCGCGTTCGCGCCCGCGGGCAAGGCACAGGCAGACGACACCGCCCAGTCCCTCGCCATCGACGAGGGCAAGAAGCTGTATGCCGTGGGCTGCGCCAGCTGCCACGGCGTCGGCGGTCAGGGTACGTCCGACGGTCCGTCGCTGACCGGCGTCGGCGCCGCCGCCGTGGACTTCCAGGTCGGCACCGGCCGGATGCCGGCGCAGCAGCCCGGCCCGCAGGTCCCGAAGAAGAAGGTCATCTACGACCAGAAGGAGATCGACCAACTCGCGGCGTACGTCGCCTCGCTCGGCCCCGGGCCCTCGGTCCCGACCGCCAAGCAGTACAACCCGGAAGGCGCGGACTCCGCCAACGGCGGTGAGCTGTTCCGCTCCAACTGCGCCCAGTGCCACAACTTCGGCGGTGAGGGCGGCGCTCTGACGAACGGCAAGTACGCGCCGGGGCTTGAAGGGGTATCCCCCAAGCACATGTACGAGGCGATGCTGACCGGTCCGCAGAACATGCCCTCGTTCCCCGACTCGACGATGCCCGAGCAGGAGAAGCGGGACATCATCGCGTACGTCGATGCGGTGAACAGCGACGAGTCGCCGAATCCCGGCGGTCTCAAGCTCGGTGGCATCGGGCCCGTCAGTGAGGGCCTGTTCTCCTGGATCATCGGTCTGGGCGCACTGATCGCAGTCGCCATCTGGACCGCGGCGCACACCGCTAAGGCCAAGAAGTCATGA
- a CDS encoding ubiquinol-cytochrome c reductase iron-sulfur subunit, whose protein sequence is MSSNRISDENLPSEQEPAHGEVERAEDPFADPGLPAHRPRIQDIDERAAKRSERAVAFLFTLSMLATVGFIASFVVFPVDKIVYIWPLGHVSALNFSLGMTLGIALFAIGAGAIHWARTLMSDEEIVQERHPIEATPEVAAQAKKDFLLGSAESGFGRRKLIRNTMFGALAMVPLSGVVLLRDLGPLPEDKLRKTFWKKGLLLINQNTSEPLRPEDVTVGSLTFAQPEGLDEHNENFNNEIAKAALMIVRIQPEEIKDKRELEWSHEGIVAYSKICTHVGCPISLYEQQTHHVLCPCHQSTFDLSDGARVIFGPAGHALPQLRIGVNGEGYLYALGDFDEPVGPSFWERG, encoded by the coding sequence ATGAGTAGCAACCGGATTTCAGACGAGAACCTGCCGAGTGAGCAGGAGCCGGCGCACGGCGAGGTGGAGCGCGCGGAGGACCCGTTCGCGGACCCCGGACTGCCTGCCCACCGGCCGCGCATCCAGGACATCGACGAGCGGGCGGCCAAGCGCTCCGAGCGCGCGGTGGCCTTCCTCTTCACGCTGTCGATGCTGGCCACAGTCGGCTTCATCGCCTCGTTCGTCGTCTTCCCCGTCGACAAGATCGTGTACATCTGGCCGCTGGGTCATGTGAGCGCGCTCAACTTCTCGCTGGGAATGACGCTCGGTATCGCCCTCTTCGCCATCGGCGCGGGTGCGATCCACTGGGCGCGCACGCTGATGAGCGACGAGGAGATCGTCCAGGAGCGCCACCCGATCGAGGCGACCCCCGAGGTCGCCGCGCAGGCGAAGAAGGACTTCCTGCTCGGCTCGGCGGAGTCCGGCTTCGGGCGCCGTAAGCTGATCCGCAACACGATGTTCGGCGCGCTGGCCATGGTGCCGCTCTCCGGCGTGGTCCTGCTGCGTGACCTCGGCCCGCTGCCGGAGGACAAGCTCCGCAAGACGTTCTGGAAGAAGGGCTTGCTGCTCATCAACCAGAACACGAGCGAGCCGCTGCGTCCCGAGGACGTCACCGTGGGGTCGCTGACCTTCGCGCAGCCCGAGGGCCTCGACGAGCACAATGAGAACTTCAACAATGAGATCGCCAAGGCGGCTCTCATGATCGTTCGCATTCAGCCCGAGGAAATCAAGGACAAGCGCGAACTCGAGTGGTCGCACGAGGGCATCGTCGCGTACTCCAAGATCTGCACCCATGTCGGCTGTCCCATCAGCCTGTATGAGCAGCAGACGCACCACGTGCTCTGCCCGTGCCACCAGTCCACCTTCGACCTCTCCGACGGCGCCCGCGTCATCTTCGGCCCGGCCGGTCACGCTCTTCCGCAGCTGCGGATCGGTGTGAACGGCGAGGGTTACCTCTACGCGCTCGGCGATTTCGACGAGCCCGTCGGTCCGTCCTTCTGGGAGCGCGGATGA